The following proteins are co-located in the Zonotrichia leucophrys gambelii isolate GWCS_2022_RI unplaced genomic scaffold, RI_Zleu_2.0 Scaffold_34_1600103, whole genome shotgun sequence genome:
- the CCNQ gene encoding cyclin-Q: MTSPTRALTSRGPPEPGGAEARARFRIARFIMEAGVKLGLGSPALSTACASFHAFAAAVAGPGRARCPGPDWHLVAAAALFVAAKAQGTPRRARDVLNVTLRCLQPGSAPPALDGEFWQLRDSLLQCELLLLRVLRFRLPQAHPHRYLLQYLLALGRWAGGPWGRVPGVSWALLRDGAAGGLGLRHPPPHLAAAALHLGLELCGRGAPPGTPPRWWQVLSPGLTPAALEGIERELLALYSLDTQVGGGAATPAPPPLPPPLPPSALPEPPPHPPRRAPPRQTEPPPHKRTDRRSPPSPTHGQRDPPRS; the protein is encoded by the exons ATGACGTCACCGACGCGGGCTTTGACGTCACGCGGGCCCCCCGAACCCGGCGGGGCCGAGGCCCGAGCGCGGTTCCGAATCGCGCGGTTCATCATGGAGGCGG gtgtgaagctgggcctgggctccccCGCCCTCAGCACGGCCTGTGCTTCCTTCCACGCCTTCGCGGCCGCCgtggccgggccgggccgcgctcgGTGCCCGGGCCCTGACTGGCACCTGGTGGCGGCGGCCGCGCTCTTCGTGGCTGCCAAGGCGCAGGGCACGCCCCGGAGAGCGCGCGACGTGCTCAACGTCACCCTCAG GTGTCTCCAGCCCGGCTCGGCGCCCCCGGCCCTGGACGGGGAGTTTTGGCAGCTGCGGGACAGCCTGCTGCAGTgcgagctgctgctgctgcgggtgCTGCGCTTCCGGCTGCCCCAGGCCCACCCCCACagg TACCTGCTGCAGTacctgctggctctgggccGCTGGgccgggggtccctgggggagggtcccgggggtctcGTGGGCGCTGCTGCGGGACGGGGCCGCGGGGGGGCTGGGCCTGCGCCACCCCCCCCCGCACCtggcggcggccgcgctgcacctggggctggagctgtgcgggcggggggcgccccccgggacccccccccgcTGGTGGCAG GTGCTGAGCCCGGGGTTAACCCCTGCGGCGCTGGAAGGAATCGAGCGGGAGCTTTTGGCGCTCTACAGCCTCGACACCcaggtggggggaggggccgcgacccccgccccccccccccttccccctcccctccccccttcCGCGCTGcccgagccccctccccaccccccccgccgggccccgccccgACAGaccgagccccctccccacaaacggacggacagacggagccccccctcccccacacACGGACAGAGGGACCCCCCCAGGTCCTGA
- the LOC135460211 gene encoding plasma membrane calcium-transporting ATPase 3-like: MGDAGGGFGLALPELRALMELRGSEALLRLQRDLGGVPGLCRRLRTSPTDGLSEAPPELERRRRAFGRNWIPPRRPKSFAALVWEALQDVTLVILEVAALVSLGLSFYAPPGAADEACGQASGGAEDEGEAEAGWIEGAAILLSVACVVLVTASNDWSKERQFRGLQSRLEREQRVAVLRGGHLAQVPVADLVVGDVVQVKYGDLLPADGVLIQGNDLKIDESALTGESDHVRKSLDKDPLLLSGTHVMEGSGRMVVTAVGVNSQSGIIFTLLGAAGDDEDDGKDKKGKPQDGAVDTPQPKGKRQDGAVAMEMQPLKSAEGGDTADGAGTRPRGGTKKEKSVLQAKLTQLAVQIGKAGLAMSAITVIILVLYFVIETFVVQGRPWLAECAPVYVQYWVKFFIIGVTVLVVAVPEGLPLAVTISLAYSVKKMMKDNNLVRHLDACETMGNATAICSDKTGTLTTNRMTVVQAYVGGSHFSRPPAPAALAPPTLDLLAQAIAINSAYTSKILPPEAPGALPRHVGNKTECALLGLALALGRDPEAERAQVPEEHLVKVFTFNSERKSMSTVTRRPEGGYRLFCKGASEMVLRRCTSMLDAAGAPRALGGPEREELVRRVVEPMAAGGLRTLALAFRDFPARPEPPWDDEAAVVGELTCIAIVGIEDPVRPEVPEAIRKCQRAGITVRMVTGDNLDTARAIAAKCGILPAGGGGDWLCLEGKDFNRRIRNDRGEVEQERLDKVWPKLRVLARSSPTDKHTLVKGIIDSTIGDQRQVVAVTGDGTNDGPALKKADVGFAMGIAGTDVAKEASDIILTDDNFSSIVKAVMWGRNVYDSIAKFLQFQLTVNVVAVIVAFTGACITQDSPLKAVQMLWVNLIMDTLASLALATEPPTEALLLRRPYGRDHPLVSGTMLRNILGHAAYQLLVIFTLLFAGEVLFDIDSGRAAPLHAPPSEHFTIIFNTFVLMQLFNELNARKLHGERNVFEGVCANPIFCAIVLGTFAVQVLIVQFGGKPFSCSPLSAEQWLWCLFVGVGELVWGQVLVCVPGGPQCPGPAGGQWSEGSGHADQAELDAAELRRGKVLWVRGLSRIQTQMRVVRAFRSNLGGGPPPLPRPEPPLGLIVGGGGPFGVPPHAELIFGDTRDIPLIDDTDAESEAPPIRAPPPNRNNNHRPPPTARAPPGLFCPPPGRLHSLETSL; encoded by the exons ATGGGGGACGCCGGGGGGGGTTTCGGGCTGGCGCTGCCGGAGCTGCGGGCGCTGATGGAGCTCCGCGGCTCCGAGGCGCTCCTGAGGCTGCAGCGGGAcctggggggggtcccggggctcTGCCGCCGCCTGCGCACCTCCCCCACCGACG ggctgtccgAGGCTCCCCCGGAGCTGGAGCGCCGCCGCCGGGCGTTCGGCCGGAACTGGATCCCCCCGCGGCGCCCCAAGAGCTTCGCGGCGCTGGTGTGGGAGGCGCTGCAGGACGTCACCCTCGTCATCCTCGAGGTGGCCGCGCTCGTGTCCCTCGGGCTGTCCTTCTACGCGCCCCCCGGCGCCGCCGATGAAG CGTGCGGGCAGGCGTCGGGGGGCGCGGAGGACGAGGGCGAGGCGGAGGCCGGCTGGATCGAGGGCGCGGCCATCCTGCTCTCGGTGGCCTGCGTGGTGCTGGTGACGGCGTCCAACGACTGGAGCAAGGAGCGCCAGTTCCGGGGGCTGCAGAGCCGCCTGGAGCGCGAGCAGCGCGTGGCCGTCCTGCGCGGgggacacctggcacaggtgcccgTGGCCGACCTGGTGGTGGGGGACGTCGTGCAGGTCAAGTACG GTGACCTCCTGCCGGCCGACGGGGTCCTGATCCAGGGCAACGACCTCAAGATCGACGAGAGCGCCCTGACCGGGGAGAGCGACCACGTGCGCAAGTCCCTGGACAAGGACCCGCTGCTGCTCTCGG GCACCCACGTCATGGAGGGCTCGGGCAGGATGGTGGTGACGGCCGTGGGCGTGAACTCGCAGAGCGGCATCATCTTCACCCTGCTGGGCGCCGCGGGGGACGACGAGGACGACGGCAAGGACAAGAAAG GGAAGCCCCAGGATGGCGCCGTGGACACCCCACAACCCAAAG GCAAGCGGCAGGACGGCGCGGTGGCCATGGAGATGCAGCCGCTCAAGAGCGCCGAGGGAGGGGACACGGCCGATGGCGCGGGGACACGGCCCCGAGGTGGCACCAAGAAGGAGAAGTCCGTGCTCCAGGCCAAGCTGACCCAGCTGGCCGTGCAGATCGGGAaggcag GCCTGGCCATGTCGGCCATCACCGTCATCATCCTCGTGCTCTACTTCGTCATCGAGACCTTCGTGGTGCAGGGCCGGCCCTGGCTGGCCGAGTGCGCCCCGGTCTACGTCCAGTACTGGGTCAAGTTCTTCATCATCGGCGTCACCGTGCTGGTGGTGGCCGTGCCCGAGGGGCTCCCGCTGGCCGTCACCATCTCGCTCGCCTACTCCGTCAAG AAAATGATGAAGGACAACAACCTGGTGCGGCACCTGGATGCGTGCGAGACCATGGGCAACGCCACGGCCATCTGCTCGGACAAGACGGGCACGCTGACCACCAACCGCATGACGGTGGTACAGGCCTACGTGGGGGGGTCGCACTTCagccgccccccggcccccgccgcgCTGGCGCCCCCCACGCTCGACCTGTTGGCGCAGGCCATCGCCATCAACAGCGCCTACACCAGCAAGATCCTG CCCCCCGAGGCGCCCGGGGCCCTCCCTCGCCACGTGGGCAACAAGACCGagtgtgccctgctggggctggcgcTGGCGCTGGGCCGCGACCCCGAGGCCGAGCGGGCGCAGGTGCCCGAGGAGCACCTGGTCAAGGTGTTCACCTTCAACTCGGAGCGCAAATCCATGAGCACAGTGACCCGCCGGCCCGAGGGGGGGTACCGGCTCTTCTGCAAGGGCGCCTCCGAGATGGTGCTGCGCAG GTGTACCTCGATGCTGGACGCGGCGGGCGCCCCACGGGCGCTGGGCGGGCCGGAGCGGGAGGAGCTGGTGCGGCGCGTGGTGGAGCCGATGGCGGCCGGGGGGCTGCGGACCCTCGCCCTCGCCTTCCGCGACTTCCCCGCCCGGCCCGAGCCCCCCTGGGACGACGAGGCCGCCGTGGTCGGGGAGCTCACGTGCATCGCCATCGTGGGCATCGAGGACCCCGTGCGGCCCGAG GTGCCCGAGGCCATCCGGAAGTGCCAGCGCGCGGGGATCACGGTGCGGATGGTGACGGGCGACAACCTGGACACGGCGCGCGCCATCGCCGCCAAGTGCGGCATCCTgcccgcgggcggcggcggcgactggctgtgcctggagggGAAGGACTTCAACCGGCGCATCCGCAACGACCGCGGagag gtGGAGCAGGAGCGTCTGGACAAGGTGTGGCCCAAGCTGAGGGTCCTGGCTCGGTCATCGCCCACCGACAAACACACCCTGGTGAAAG ggatcaTCGACAGCACCATCGGGGACCAGCGCCAGGTCGTGGCTGTCACCGGCGATGGCACCAACGATGGCCCCGCCCTCAAAAAGGCCGACGTGGGGTTCGCCATG ggcatCGCGGGCACGGACGTGGCCAAGGAGGCCTCGGACATCATCCTGACCGACGACAACTTCTCGAGCATCGTCAAGGCCGTCATGTGGGGCCGCAACGTCTACGACAGCATCGCCAAGTTCCTGCAGTTCCAGCTCACCGTCAACGTGGTGGCCGTCATCGTGGCCTTCACCGGGGCGTGCATCAcacag gaCTCTCCGCTGAAGGCGGTGCAGATGCTCTGGGTGAACCTCATCATGGACACCCTGGCCTCGCTGGCTCTGGCCACGGAGCCGCCCACGGAGGCGCTGCTGCTGCGCCGGCCCTATGGCCGCGACCACCCGCTGGTGTCGGGCACCATGCTGCGCAACATCCTGGGCCACGCCGCCTACCAGCTGCTGGTCATCTTCACCCTGCTCTTCGCCG gGGAGGTGCTGTTTGACATCGACAgcggccgcgccgccccgcTGCACGCGCCGCCCTCGGAGCACTTCACCATCATCTTCAACACGTTCGTGCTGATGCAGCTCTTCAACGAGCTCAACGCGCGCAAGCTGCACGGCGAGAGGAACGTCTTCGAGGGCGTGTGCGCCAACCCCATCTTCTGTGCCATCGTCCTGGGCACCTTCGCCGTGCAG gtgcTGATCGTGCAGTTCGGGGGGAAGCCCTTCAGCTGCTCCCCCCTCAGTGCCGAGCAGTGGCTCTGGTGCCTCTTCGTGGGCGTGGGGGAGCTCGTCTGGGGACAG gtgctggtGTGTGTCCCAGGGGGGCCGCagtgccccggccccgcgggcggTCAGTGGTCCGAGGGCTCCGGCCACGCTGACCAGGCCGAGCTGGACGCGGCCGAGCTGCGCCGGGGGAAGGTTCTGTGGGTCAGGGGCTTGAGCCGCATCCAGACccag aTGCGGGTGGTCCGCGCCTTCCGCAGcaatttgggggggggtcccccaCCCCTGCCCCGGCCGGAGCCCCCCCTGGGGCTGATCGTGGGCGGGGGGGGCCCTTTCGGGGTGCCCCCCCACGCCGAGCTGATTTTTGGGGACACCCGCGACATCCCCCTGATCGACGACACGGACGCCGAGAGCGAGGCCCCGCCCATCCgcgccccccccccaaatcgCAACAACAACCACAGACCCCCCCCCACGGCCCGCGCCCCCCCCGGGCTCTTCTGCCCCCCCCCGGGGCGGCTGCACAGCCTCGAGACCTCGCTCTGA
- the LOC135460261 gene encoding red-sensitive opsin: MATGVFDGAVFAARRRHDDDDTTRDSIFTYTNSNNTRGPFEGPNYHIAPRWVYNLTSLWMIFVVIASVFTNGLVLVATAKFKKLRHPLNWILVNLAVADLGETVIASTISVVNQIFGYFILGHPMCVIEGYTVSACGITALWSLAIISWERWFVVCKPFGNIKFDGKLAVAGVLFSWIWSCAWTAPPIFGWSRYWPHGLKTSCGPDVFSGSTDPGVQSYMVVLMVTCCFFPLSVIIFCYLQVWLAIRAVAAQQKESESTQKAEKEVSRMVVVMILAYCFCWGPYTIFACFAAANPGYAFHPLTAALPAFFAKSATIYNPIIYVFMNRQFRNCILQLFGKKVDDGSEVSTSRTEVSSVSNSSVSPA; this comes from the exons aTGGCGACGGGCGTTTTCGACGGGGCGGTTTTCGCCGCGCGCCGGCGTCACGACGACGACGACACCACGCGCGACAGCATCTTCACCTACACCAACAGCAACAACACGCGCG GTCCCTTTGAGGGCCCCAACTACCACATCGCCCCACGCTGGGTGTACAACCTGACGTCGCTGTGGATGATCTTTGTGGTGATCGCCTCGGTGTTCACCAACGGGCTGGTGCTGGTGGCCACGGCCAAGTTCAAGAAGCTGCGGCACCCCCTGAACTGGATCCTGGTCAACCTGGCCGTGGCCGACCTGGGCGAGACGGTCATCGCCAGCACCATCAGCGTGGTCAACCAGATCTTCGGCTACTTCATCCTGGGCCACCCCATGTGCGTCATCGAGGGCTACACCGTCAGCGCCTGCG GCATCACGGCGCTCTGGTCGCTGGCCATCATCTCCTGGGAGCGCTGGTTCGTGGTGTGCAAACCCTTCGGCAACATCAAGTTCGACGGCAAGCTGGCGGTGGCCGGGGTCCTCTTCTCGTGGATCTGGTCCTGCGCCTGGACCGCGCCCCCCATCTTCGGCTGGAgcag GTACTGGCCCCACGGGCTGAAGACCTCGTGCGGGCCGGACGTGTTCAGCGGCAGCACGGACCCGGGCGTGCAGTCCTACATGGTGGTGCTGATGGTCACCTGCTGCTTCTTCCCGCTGTCCGTCATCATCTTCTGCTACCTGCAAGTGTGGCTGGCCATCCGTGCG GTGGCTGCCCAGCAGAAGGAGTCGGAGTCGACGCAGAAGGCCGAGAAGGAGGTGTCGCGCATGGTGGTGGTGATGATCCTGGCCTACTGCTTCTGCTGGGGGCCCTACACCATCTTCGCCTGCTTCGCCGCCGCCAACCCCGGCTACGCCTTCCACCCGCTCACCGCCGCCCTGCCCGCCTTCTTCGCCAAGAGCGCCACCATCTACAACCCCATCATCTACGTCTTCATGAACAGACAG TTCCGGAACTgcatcctgcagctctttgGCAAGAAGGTGGACGATGGCTCCGAGGTCTCCACCTCCCGCACCGAGGTGTCCTCGGTGTCCAACTCCTCCGTGTCCCCCGCCTAG